In Nymphaea colorata isolate Beijing-Zhang1983 chromosome 10, ASM883128v2, whole genome shotgun sequence, the genomic stretch aatgttgctttcagaAATATGAAGGCCTTTATCTGTGGCACTAGAATAATAACTATTATGCCAAATTTATTTGCTCTGAAATTTGGAACCTCAAATAGTGAAAAACAATTGACAGTCGGATCAAACAGCAACAGCATGACCAGAACCTGAAACAATCGATAAACCTGCACAGAATTGCTGAAGAAGATTGTTGGCCCATAAATGACTACATTTACCTAGTAAACGTATTCAAGCATCCGATTTGATCTGCAGGTTAGAAAGGGACAAGATTATATGTGGACTCAAGCTCTTTCATACAGTTAAAACCTGATGTTTCTCGGTCATGAATGATGACAAGTACACCTAACACCAACAACAGAGCCATGGCTCAAAAGGAAATTGCCAAGACCAATTGAAGACTccaataataaaacaaatgcTTCTTTTCAACAAAAAGTCTATTATTACCCCCAGCATCCACATTTCATAGCTTCTGTGCAATTCAAACAGGGCAACCCCGAAAATGAACTCGCAATTCTTGGCAGAAGATCGTACCGAGgttgaaaaaacaacaaatcaaggtttctttttttcttatgcaAAGACAGTACCAACGACCGGGTGTGCAAGAAACGCAACATAGCATCTGGCAACGCAAAATTTAAGCTAAGAACAACCACCACCAGCATTAAGGGAACAAAAACGGGATCATAATACGCTTAATCATCGCAGGCCAATAAAACGATTACACGCTCCGCCTTCCTCACGAATCTTCGACCAAACCACACAAGAAAGAGAGCATCTATTATTTCGTGGTACGCAGAAGAACTCACACAACTTGGCGGGCGAATTCACATAAGATCCACAAGCATTCCACTGCCCAGCTTACTGTAAACCTGCAAAATCATGAGGAAGCTAGCAACCGGATGTTCTATATACATGTACAGCACAACAAAAGACGAACAAACAAATCACAGAGAAGAAAGGAACTTAATGGTTGTACCTCCATGAACAGAACTCTCACGTCCAGGACAACGTAAAGAAATGGAACAAATCAAAAGAAGGGTGCGTCGGGGACACGAAGGAATCAAAGGCGCTGCAATAATAAAACCAACATGTAGTGATTGACCTTCTTTACCAATTCCCGAGTCCAAAGAGTAACAACAAAACAACGCCGACGCGGGGCATcagaacgagagagggagagagggagagcgagacaTACCTTGTTTAAGAGGAGTGGTTAAGGAGGGAGATGGAAATTTGTgggaagggaggagagagaCCATTTatagcgagcgagagagagagagatggagggagGAGTCCATGACATGAAGGGGGGTGCtgcaaaacatgaaaagatataGGCCTGTTGAAAGAATTAAGAGACAGAAGAGGGGTTTTCAGTAATTTAGATGGGGATCTTACCGTCCCGGTTACGACGATGTGACCACGGAGTGTACAAAAGGGCTTCTCCCTcctgactcgtcttcttctttccctttgtCAAGATTACCCCTCATTTCGGGCATCATTACGGGAGTGCCATCATTCCCCGATCCCGATCCCCATCCCTATCTTTATCCAAGATCCGAAATAACTTTTCGACAAAAAGCGGGTCCCGCTTGGTCCAACTCATATAGGTGCGCTTGTCCGCTGGTGGTTGTGCAACCAGTCCAGTTAACTCGAGCTCAGGTTAAGCTCTACTCAAGTTTAAAGTTGAGAatgtttatttaattttttttaattactaaACAAAAAGATTAAGTCAAATGAAGAGTTTAAACAAACTTAAATGAGTCTCGGCCTATCGAACTGAGCTCGAGCTGAGCATATACAACTTGAGCTTGGACCGAGCAATGTATGACTCGAGTCGCAACAAGCTGACCGAGTTCGACTCGACTTGTGTACAATCCTCTCCCACTGGGCTGGAATCATGTTATGATTTGATTTAGCCAGAGGCATCAAATCAAATCCCCATGGATGGTCATTATTCTTCTGTCTCCATGATCTCCACATGTGTTAGCTTTTAACAAAGGACTGAAAAAATTAAGTAAGTGATTGGCTGCTTACTTAGCTGTTAATGCAACCAGGTATCCTAACGAGTTCatcaaaattcattttcaagctcacaacaaaagaaataatagATGCTGTTTTGGGCTCAtctcaaaatattattttaggcCAGATTTGGTGGCTTGGCCCTTTAGATGGTTTACCTCTAAAAGACAAACAATCCTCTAACAATTCACGTTAATATGAAAAAGTATTAATGTTTGATTCAATATAACTTCTTGAAATTAATAAAGGTTTTAAGCCGTTGATTTTTGAAGACAAACAAAACAACCAAACTAATACTCAAGAGGGGGAAATTTCATGGTTGTTTCCAAATGCAAATTGAAGGTTCTACCTTACAACTTTTAGAATGTTCTTTGGAATGGAAGACCCAATGACTCTTAAAGGGCATTTTGTtaatatttcataattttgttctaaaaattgaagcagattcatgaaacattggaATATATTCCAATGTTTTACAATGTtcttcggtttttagaatagattcattgaacactaACAGACTTAGGAGTTTCCTACAatgagaaattgtgctgagtCTGTCAACCCAACTGTTCTTTTTCGGCACAATAACAAATTGAAACAAAAGACTCCTTTTGTTTCGCAAGCACTCACTCTTTGAAAGTGTAGTAGGATAAGATTTTCATATGGTAATTGTGCTTTTTAAGTAATATCAGATTTTGTAATTCTTAAGTCTAATTTAGATTTTGGAGAAACTATGATTCAATTCCTACCAGGTTTACCTTCAACCAAGAGtctaaattttggatttggatcaaaattAGTCGTTATCATATCCAAGTATTGCCTAATTATTTACATGTAACTAGAGTTGGATGCTTACTAGATTCAGACATTTGGATCAGTTGAGGCTCCTATAGGCAGCGGCCCATGTTTTACTTGTATATCAAAAGGTGGttaaaatcaaactcaaatttatcGCCTTCGCCTTTGAAGCTACCGGGAATTTCAATTTTGCTTTGTCGGTTTGCGCCTCGTTTCATAGACGCCCAATGCGGAAAATAACGTTAAGAAACCAACGGCGAGAGCTACTTCGATATGGtaaatatttttgacaaataaCCCATTAGTTGTGAGCCAAATTACGAAATGGTTTCTGCCTTGCTCGATTTTGTAGACTAAGCCCAACTCACTCAGTGGCCACCTTTTCCGGCCAACCCCTTGCAGAAGAACAAAGTTTCTGAGGTTTATCAGTAGCGGTTAGCGGTTTACCTCACTCAGATGATAACCGTTAACAGccttcaaattttcataaatttaagaAAACTGCTACCCTACGGGCTAAGCTTTAAAATGAGATATCGCTCTAatcaattttaacaaaaaaaaaaagaaaaatcgctttaatcaattttaacaaaaagaaaaaagaaaaatctctttaatcaattttaacaaaaaaagaaaaagaaaaaagaaggaggTGAGGCGGGTTGGCTAGTAGGTTACGATGcattttcaaaactaaattACTTAATTTAATATTCTACGATGTGTTCCTAAAACtaaattctttattttattattttccgATTGTTTTTAAAAAGGCTTAATTTTTTTAGTCTAAATTTAGATTACTGAATTATTATCTAGCaatgatcatttttttcaagaattttgcTTGTATTTCTGTATATTCTTTTTGTATTAGGAAAGTTAGGTAAGAGCGAACAGACGGAGGCAagattctttttcttaaaaaaggaACTGTATGAAGTACTAAAAGTAGtcacattaaaagaaaaagaaaaataaaacaattataaacaattaaaatttttggcccttttaaaattatttttaatgtttaatatGAAAACTTTGGACGGTTAACACTAATTAAGTGTTATGGCATTTCAGATTATTAAATATTGACAAATTCAATCTCACAGCACTGGATTGACTTATCTATGCCAAAAGGTACACCGCGCTTGAGGAGGACGGATAAAAGTATGAGGCTACAAAAGGCGGGACCCACAATTTTCTCGCTTTAACCctagtttgaaaaaaaaaactaaatggaGGTGTGATTTTTTTGCTTCCTAATTTCACAGCCTTCATGCGTTAACCCCAGTTGTTAGAAGGTGTGTCTTGGAATTCCACCTTTTTCTAAAAGGGGTTTTTTAAGGGTAGTTTTGTCATTTACAGCCCCCGATACGCAGTCTCTTGTTAATAACCTAACACATAACCTATTAATCCAAGTCTCACTAGAAAAAGGATAGGAAAGAGAAAAGTAGTTTGGTAATTTTGTCATTGTGTGATGCGTTTTTTAAAGCAGGGAAAAGGGTACTTCTGTCATTGTGTGATACCGTGCGAAAATGGTTTAATAGAGACACTCTCGCAAGTTATCGAGAGGTTGGCGGGTAAATGAAGGCCGAGATTTCTCTTCGCTCCACGTGTTATTGACATGATCGTATTGACGAAAAGCAGGAAAGCAATTTCAACAAAAGCCGGATGAATCCCAAAGGCTAGAAGGCGCGAGAAAAAAATGACGCGTATTCATCAGCCAATGAAATATTTTCCTACAGGTCCACCTTTGACTTAGTGGATcaaaaaaacctcattttcacaaaatataGACATGGACAAGTTATATATTACAAATTTATGACCACCATATGTAATGGgctgaaaatgataaaaatatcgCCGTTGCCCtttatttataatttataaaggtcaaaaatgaaaatcgattttttcatttagaaaatcaCTAAAATGCCTCCCGATAAAGGGTGGTATGGTAGCATGTCATGTTTGTTGCCTAttataaaacaacaaaattcgAAATTGCTTCTTATTTGTAAAATTACTCAAACACCCCTTTGATAAAAAGTGGGAACGTGTCTTTTGCATTACATGGAAAGCACCCTCCAACTGTTTTAATTAACAACCACCTTATTTAATTTGTCCAAAATTTCAATAGGAACGCACAACACAACCGAATCACATTTAGAAAGAAATTTGAAGTCTCCGCTGTCCATTTCCGACCAGCAGCTGGACCAAAACTgcgaattaaaatttctaattcATTTCGTGAAGAGATGTGCATTAGTAGCTGACGGCATATGTTGCTTTAAACCAACGGAATAATGTAAGAAAGCGGAGGTTCTAATTAAAATAAGAGACAAGAGTTTGGGAACACGATAAGGATAGGCACGGTTATTTTGAAGACTTAGAAGGGCTCATATCTTTTCCAATGGGCCGGTAAGAAAATGTGGTTTTTTAGATTGCGGCGACCAATTGGGCATTTGCTGACTCTTCGGTCAAACTTTGCATGAATAACCCAACGGGGTCAATCAAGGCTCACTAAAACCGAACCGACCACCGGTTTGGTCGAGCGCCTCGGCCTATAGACCTATCAACATTCTTACTTCTGTTCTTTGCTTAGAGATTCGGACAGACCTACACTATACATGTCAACTGAAGTGTCACACTTAAAACTTTTTAACACTCAGAGGAATCGACTGAATTTTACCCGGTGTAAGTGGGGTTCAAAACCATCATTCGCCATATTCAACTTAAACGAGTCTCTTTATATGGAATTTGGATTTAGGGTCAAAACTCAGATCCGAGCTCTTAAAATTGATTCCACATCCGATTATTGGATCCCACGCTCAGCGTCGGATTCAGTCGCTTAAACCATGCAAGAATATTCAACTCTCGTTTCGTCTAAGGAATCCAATTAAATGGATCCGGGTCTAGGGTACTGCTGGTAAACCCCTTGACACCTTTAATACCATATCCAGGAGAGTGTTTGCGAACATATTCTTGCAACACACGGTTGACAAACAGAATGTAACATATAGCTATATCAAAGATAGTATTGACATATATAGAAATAACATTGATAAGTACGTTATGCTTTTTTAGCATGAGAAAATAATGTTCTTAGATTATGTTTAATAAAACGATGTTGTTTAAGAACAATAATGTacttcttatcaaacaccctttaaagagttcaaattacttttcaTTAAATTTGTCTGATTACAAGTTGAAAGATTGAAAATCATGATTTCTTTGGCCAATTATGTTTGGTAGTTGGAGCTTACGACTTTCAAGTGGAAAGTGTTGGCTAAATTTAGGgattaaaaccaaaaaagagaaaagaaaaaaaaaaaaatgttgatgaaCTATATGTATTGTATTGTATCGTTAGCATGGTTTGTGGGTTTATTTATACTTGCCATGAAAAGGTGATAATTATCATATGGAGCGTTTGACTCTTTTTTCGTAAAGGCCGCAATGTGTTGTCCTTTGAGTGCCTCTGGCCAAACAAAAGTTTGTTATAGGGCGCTAGGGATGCCAATCCCTAAGTCAAACACActaggaaaaattttaaaatcttttattgtCTTACAACCTTGAAGGCATGTTTGCTTGCGGAGACAACGTATCTTGGAAATCTGGCTGGCCTTAAGTTTAATTTGAAATTATGGTTATtataaatcaaacaaaaactaatttacacaaagaatcaaaatttcagttgTCATTACGCGAACAATATTtggttccttctttttttcaaattcaattttagaaaaaagtTTCCCACAATTTGGTTTGCGCGCGGCATATAGATCTGACGTATTGTATGGCAATGAGTTGACGATAGTTTGAGATGTCGCCGTTCTTTTCTTAATAAGAACGCTGCCTAGCCGGATTCCCGCGTCGGAAGCCCCCACCCCACTGGGGAGCGGGCGGCCCTCCGGGGCGTTAAATCGGCGAGGTGAAAGGAACACAGTGGAACTTTCGCCGAGGGCGGGTGAGGGCTCGTGCAGGTACTGCCGAATGCGAGTGGTCAGAGAGGTCGGCAATCGGCCGTCTGTTTTTGTATCCCCCATTTTCCCTTGCTTTTTGGGCCTCGAGGTTTTAGGTCGTCGACCTACCgagctcagagagagagagagacggagagattTGTTCCGGCGGGACGCCAGAGAGctcgttctctctcttctgGCGGGTATAATTTTAGCCAAGATCTTTTACATCCAGGATCGCCGTTTTTTGTTGCTTGGATTTGTCTGTTTAGTTCGGAGAAAGAACTTAGTTCTTTAAGTGACGGTGTGTTGGATCTTACTAACCCGAGCTTTCGCAAGTTGGTTTTTTCTACTCCCATTGATTTTAATGTCCTGCTTATTTATGAATTTCCTTATTGAGCAGTTCTCCTTTTTGGGTTCAATTGATTATGCGACTCCATGATCATCAAGATCGTCATTTATTTGCTTTTACGTGaatctctttctccctctcataTTTGCTTTCTTTCATTGCAGGTTGACGTTCTCTGTGCACATGTTCTCAGGATTTGTGTTTGCCTCCTCCCTGAATTTTTGTCCGTGTAGCACAATTTTGTTGAGGCAAAGAACGTGAAGCTGGTGGCATTTATGTGATTCGCGGTTGCTCCTGCGTTAAGCCTATGGCTGGCGTTCAAGCTGTGCAGCCACTTCTTTCCCACATCCTTCTTCAGTTTCTTGTGGGTAAGTTTGTCATCCATctaatttttgaacttttttgttttcatgaatCTCCTCTTTTGATACGCTTCGCCTGTCTCTTCCTCTGATCGGATGGTTTGAATATGACCCAAGCGTACCGTGGGTCAATGTTATTCGCGCGTGTCTTCGTGGTCATCCTTAATTTCCATCGCCCTTTTCTAGCCGCCTGTATATTTTGTTATTGTTCCAGCCATCTGACTCTACCGGAGGCCTTGTTCTGTATTTGCTTCTAGGTTCTCAGTTTTAAATGATCTTCCTTGCCTTTTACTTTATAGCTTTTGTATTCTTAGTTTACTATTCGCCCATTACATGCTTCGAGCTCCCAAAGTAGAATAGATGGAGCAGAATACAGTAATGAAATAAATGCAGAGGTACATAGGAAAGCTAAGCAGAGAAACATAACATAGTTTAGGAAGTCTCCAATCAAAAGTCTTCATTCGAGAATTTTTAGTGGGTAGTTTTTATTCAATTGGCTTCTATtataagttttgtttttgttttttatttttaaattacgTTGTTCTGGGAGACTGTGGCGGAATGGCAGTGTATCTGGCTACAGATCAGAAGGTTGACTTTTAAAACCTCTATGCTTGCAAGAACAACCTAATGTTCTTTGAATAACAGAAGATGACTTGTTTGAACCTATGACAGGTTGAGTTCCTGTTTCTGGCTCCCCCGAACCAGATATGGCAAAATTTCGCCTACCAAGATGCCGCCTTTGGAGTTTAATGAGCATGTTTCAGATTGTTCTTGGAAGTCTAGTCGTAATTGTAAGTCTGGCTAGTCTGCTTAGATTTTACCGTTCTGGATTGTTCTGGAGTGATGATGAACTTTGCCACAAATTCTGCGGTGGAAAAGACTCATATTCAGGTTTCGATTTGAAAGCACTGTCAGATCGTATTGAGGATGTTCTCGAGAAGTTGGCTGGTGTGCAGTCGAAGCTTGAAAGCAGTGTGCAGCAGATGGGGAAGAGGGATATGTCATCTCCCGAGTTGAAGAAGTTATTGGAAGATGAATTACTCCCACCTGTCTACAGTGCTCATGTATCTCTTAGGCAAATCAGGATCCCGGTGCGCAGTGAGCAATCTGAGTTGATAGAAGACCCTCTAATAAATTTCTTTGCTACTGAGGAGATAAGAAAGTACATTACGTCCAAGGAAACTCGGTCTGGGAAGACGAATGTCTATGGAATTAAGAGGGTTTATAACACTATTGGTCATGCATGTGTCTTGATGAGGAAAGATTTAGAAGAGTACATGAATTATGACATAGGAAACTACTGTAGAGAAGATTGGAACCTAGGCCAGAGGCTCATGATCAAGGGGTGTGATCCATTGCCTCGAAGGAGATGCTTGACAAGGGCTCCCAAATTGTATCTCAGGCCATCACCAATAAATGCGTCTCTGTGGCAGCTCCCAGATGATAAAAACGTCAGGTGGAGTTTTTACCAGTGCAAGAACTTCAGTTGCCTTGCAGGAAAGGACCCTAAAGGGATGCCTAAGTGTGCTGGCTGTTTTAatttggagaaggaaaaggtgAAGTGGGTGCACAACACCTCTCTGGCTGTAGATTTTCTGATAACGGACATACTGAACACTAAGCCTGGGGAAATAAGAATCGGGCTCGATATCGGTGTGGGTACCGGAAGTTTTGCAGCAAGGATGAAGGAGCACAATGTCACTATCGTCACCACTGCTTTGAATCTTGGGGCTCCATTCAATGAGATGATCGCACTTAGGGGCCTCATTCCTCTGTATGTAACTGTGAATCAGAGGTTGCCTTTCTTCGACAACACAATGGATCTGATTCATACCAGTGGTTTCCTCGATGGTTGGATCGATCTGCAGCTTATGGATTTCGTGCTGTTTGACTGGGATCGGATTCTTAGGCCAGGAGGGTTATTGTGGATAGATAGGTTCTTCTGCAGTAGGAAAGATCTTGATGATTACATGTACATGTTTCTGCAATTCAGGTACAAGAAGCACAAGTGGGTTGTGTCAACTAAGTCCAAGGTAGAGGTTTATCTTTCTGCATTGCTAGAAAAGCCTTCTAGAACAGTGTGATCGATTTCTTtaccctctctttttcttttttctggttgCCTTTACTTTGCCTGTTCCCTGCTTCAATGCTTGATGGGAACTCCTGTGACACTGACCCGCAACATGCAGAGAAAATTGTCATGTTGTAATCCTGCTAGAAAGTGATGGGAACTCCACTCTTGTTGGCAGAAATGTGTTCGTGTAATGTATTGCGCTTTGTCAATTTCAACTTACAATAAGTATGGATGTCCATTTCTAATATGTTGGTTTTTTTTGAGAGGTCTACTGTATGTGCTCTGTAACATGCATCCATTGCCATGTTACCAATGGCCATTCAAAGCATGAAGAAATAGTTCGACTGCATGGGCGTATGCAAATTCTCAATTTCAATGTTCACCAAACTTGGCAAGATTGAGATTCAAAATCGCGCGATTTCATAAAAATTTCGTCGAAGTTAAAACCTTGCGagatattgaaaagaaaaggagtttAAATTCTCGCGTCTTGGAATTTTAATTTACTTGCTTGGTTTCACCGCTTTCCCTTGTATTTTCAAAAGCTGTACGTACTTATAATTGCCCAAGGTTTTCCTTTTTACAgcttttccatattttttaaaagattgaaCATACTTGTAATTGCCCAAGGATTTCAATCGCATTAATGTCATGAGACCTTTTTCACTTGTCTGGGTTAGAGTCTGAGGCTGTCATTGTGTGGCATCTTCCTCGACCTTTTTTGAAAAGTCAGGCCGCCGTGTCTCCACTGATCACCGCCCAAATAAGACAGAGGGGGCCAATTAACTATCAAGTGTTAGTAAgatattttcttgcttttaacaagaaaaagcaGATCATTTCATTTGCCAATATTGGGTCGTCACTACATCACCATATTGATAAGAATAGACTAACAATTTACATGAAGAGATTCTGTGATGGGGACCCAAATGGGAACTTGATTGTTACAATGAGAAATTTAGTTTTGGAACACGATACTTAATTGGCTTTGTCATGTCTTTTACCGGGCTGTTTGACAGTGAGAATGCTCGAATCTACTCCAAAGGTAGGctagggtagattcatggaacactagttttagtgtttcactattcatgaaacacttagaGAGTGTACTTAGAGAGTGTTCCACCTACCAAAGCTCCTAGAAGGGGTTTAATGTAGTTGTTATGGTAAAGCTAGTCGCTGGTTTAATTTCTATGAACATCAACCTTCTCGTGAGCCGAAGCAAAGATAGGTTTTGAGCGTACATGCAGTAGTTTTGGGGTTTTATGCCGTAGGGTGAGAAAGAGTCAAGAGATTTGGATGTGATTCTCTCAAGACACAACCAGAAAGGGTGGGGAGTGTCTCTTCATAATCTAAAAAGTCCAAGGACAATACCTTCCTATAAAGGCCTTTATTTGTTTAAGGTTGTGTAAAGAATGATGCTCATGGCTTCTCTCTTTTTGTACCTCTATTCTTACTTCAGcaaatttttttccttagaGGCTTTTAGTTATCCTTCAAGAGCAGTTGTTCTGTTTCTATTTTATATGCAAGATCCAATTTCAGATGTCACTCAAACTTTAGGAATTTGATACGTGAAGGAAAATGAGAGGGAGTAGACATCCTTTGAGGAAAAGTTCCATGATAGATGGGCCATCAAATCTGAATTTGCATATATCGGACCAGAGAGCAACTCTAGATTCGATTTGGCTGTTCCTCGCCTGCTCAACCTCTGCCAGGTTTCTGCTGCGATGCGAACCGGTCAGTCCTC encodes the following:
- the LOC116263219 gene encoding probable methyltransferase At1g29790, which gives rise to MAKFRLPRCRLWSLMSMFQIVLGSLVVIVSLASLLRFYRSGLFWSDDELCHKFCGGKDSYSGFDLKALSDRIEDVLEKLAGVQSKLESSVQQMGKRDMSSPELKKLLEDELLPPVYSAHVSLRQIRIPVRSEQSELIEDPLINFFATEEIRKYITSKETRSGKTNVYGIKRVYNTIGHACVLMRKDLEEYMNYDIGNYCREDWNLGQRLMIKGCDPLPRRRCLTRAPKLYLRPSPINASLWQLPDDKNVRWSFYQCKNFSCLAGKDPKGMPKCAGCFNLEKEKVKWVHNTSLAVDFLITDILNTKPGEIRIGLDIGVGTGSFAARMKEHNVTIVTTALNLGAPFNEMIALRGLIPLYVTVNQRLPFFDNTMDLIHTSGFLDGWIDLQLMDFVLFDWDRILRPGGLLWIDRFFCSRKDLDDYMYMFLQFRYKKHKWVVSTKSKVEVYLSALLEKPSRTV